Proteins found in one Venturia canescens isolate UGA chromosome 8, ASM1945775v1, whole genome shotgun sequence genomic segment:
- the daw gene encoding growth/differentiation factor 8, translating to MRWDLALLLLLLGYGSVGGSWPIIGNPLNTVWSTFYPSKVEAPPEIDASSDEDCSECTRNRLVATSSIDRDPIMTELRVEYVKQQILKKLRLEKPPEVSISLSTLPKPLINGHVLELRPGAPLEPEKQAESFYGKTDQIVVFPNEGVADLKHCRQSSNHLTGFNPAACFTFNLPKEILFVDVTSAELWFYKESDENDVFNQTFVLSELDHWDKGESFEKNAIMGIFETSIGEGWVKSDVRFTLRKWVERRGLNHAIQIACSTCSIDRDTAPVSIEITLKPFLVIHTSPLPQKNRPKRNSNCLPEMKECCRDDLYISFEDIGWSDWILHPSGYHAHFCRGSCSSAASLTMSASPYNNVIRRLLTKKGSVHQQKNEIVPCCSPTQLSPIQLLYVDSNNTITQKTLPNMVVEACGCM from the exons ATGCGGTGGGACTTGGCCCTACTGTTGCTGCTCCTCGGCTACGGCAGCGTCGGCGGATCTTGGCCGATAATCGGCAACCCCCTGAACACCGTCTGGTCCACTTTCTATCCGTCCAAGGTGGAAGCGCCTCCAGAAATCGATGCGAGCAGCGACGAGGACTGCTCCGAATGCACGCGCAATCGTCTCGTCGCGACTTCGAGCATCGATCGCGATCCGATAATGACAGAATTACGGGTCGAGTATGTCAAGCAGCAGATATTGAAGAAACTCAGACTCGAGAAGCCTCCCGAGGTCTCGATCTCGTTGTCGACCCTACCAAAGCCATTGATAAACGGCCACGTGCTCGAACTGCGACCCGGCGCTCCTCTCGAACCGGAAAAACAGGCGGAAAGCTTCTACGGAAAAACCGATCAGATCGTCGTTTTCCCTAACGAAG GGGTTGCTGACTTGAAACATTGTCGCCAAAGCTCGAACCATCTCACGGGTTTCAATCCAGCAGCTTGCTTCACCTTCAATCTACCAAAAGAGATACTCTTCGTCGACGTAACTTCAGCTGAACTATGGTTCTACAAGGAATCCGACGAGAACGACGTTTTCAATCAGACTTTCGTGCTCTCCGAGCTCGATCACTGGGACAAGGGCGAAagctttgagaaaaacgcgatTATGGGCATTTTCGAAACTTCCATCGGAG AGGGTTGGGTCAAGTCGGACGTGCGTTTTACGTTGAGGAAATGGGTGGAGCGACGCGGTTTGAATCACGCCATTCAAATCGCATGCAGCACGTGCTCGATCGATCGCGACACAGCTCCGGTCTCGATCGAAATAACGTTAAAGCCTTTCCTCGTTATTCACACGTCACCGTTGCCTCAAAAGAATCGTCCGAAGAGAAATTCCAACTGTTTACCGGAAATGAAGGAATGTTGTCGCGACGATTTGTACATAAGCTTCGAGGACATCGGCTGGAGCGATTGGATACTTCATCCGAGCGGTTATCACGCTCACTTCTGTCGGGGCTCGTGCTCTTCGGCTGCTTCTTTGACGATGAGTGCCTCGCCGTACAACAACGTAATCAGG aGGTTGTTGACGAAAAAGGGCAGCGTACATCAGCAGAAGAACGAGATAGTGCCGTGCTGTTCACCGACGCAGTTGTCGCCGATCCAGTTGCTCTACGTCGACTCGAACAATACGATAACGCAAAAAACGTTGCCAAACATGGTGGTCGAGGCTTGTGGCTGCATGTGA
- the icln gene encoding methylosome subunit pICln translates to MVVLSNFVAPQEGIRHEEPNTTVFIDDREIGKGTLYITESIISWVNNSTQQGFSLDYLHVSLHAISRDQVVHPRPCLYVLVDANVDLPDGQTTQNDYISVGEDEEPEEPPMTEFMFTPDDTNSLDAMFQAMNQCQALHPDPQDSFSDAEEDIYEDAEDDDFEYYEVGAGDAPYIIPAEQVASHNGTDVEESMDVEAGQFEDAEEDP, encoded by the exons atGGTTGTACTCAGTAATTTTGTGGCACCACAGGAAGGTATCAGGCATGAAGAACCTAACACCACTGTTTTCATTGATGACAGAGAAATTGGTAAAGGGACTCTATACATAACCGAGAG tATAATATCATGGGTGAACAACAGCACGCAACAAGGCTTTTCCCTGGACTATCTTCACGTATCGCTTCACGCAATCTCACGAGACCAAGTAGTTCATCCAAGGCCGTGTCTCTACGTCCTGGTTGATGCTAACGTCGATTTACCtg atgGTCAAACCACACAGAATGATTACATCAGCGTTGGAGAAGACGAAGAACCGGAAGAACCCCCAATGACAGAATTCATGTTTACACCTGACGACACAAACAGCTTGGATGCAATGTTTCAGGCCATGAACCAATGTCAAGCCTTGCATCCGGATCCCCAAGACAGCTTTTCAGatg ctgaAGAGGATATTTATGAAGACGCAGAGGACGATGATTTTGAGTATTACGAAGTTGGTGCAGGCGATGCACCGTACATTATACCTGCAG AACAAGTTGCCAGTCATAATGGAACTGATGTGGAGGAGAGCATGGACGTTGAAGCCGGACAATTCGAAGACGCGGAAGAAGATCCGTAA
- the Upf2 gene encoding regulator of nonsense transcripts 2, which translates to MTEGEMAVEGEGEAGECAEVPSEEDRQYLLDYIKETEQRLAAKEEIRLSNLNVTRPPDSHFSKLDSNLKKNTTLVKKLKNFSATQLDVFLKDMANLNLTKYVSEIAIALVDAKLKMTDVNPAVRACSFMHQNYAEFSSHFFENWQRALSLKVGEKIANPSKLRVDLRFYAELVNAGIFTHKQGLSLLGSVLTVLINMDKEEHNNASIILSFCRHCGEDYAGLVPRRVRELSEKLQIPVPRSKLLSPDKQQNVRTLLRDYYNSLCKHLLKEHKELQAFEKQNRKILQTRGELSTERKEKLESLQLSYERLVTSVQNFADTLDEKMPELPVDAEVRAEAEESLKMISEGEDNSILEDMWGDEETRRFYEVMPDLMVFMPGSYPKESNVLKNEPCATPLITEETLDEEIVFDDLEEIEKVTEEAEPEYEEPQVANISNKIMLDAFLTHLPNCVNREMIDNAAVDFLMNLNTKHNKKKLIKALFGVSRIRLDLLPFYSRLAAILYPVMPDVGNDLCSMLKHDFKYHVRKKDQINIESKVKVVRYIGELVKFKLYSKIEALYCLKVLLHDFTHHHIEMTCNLLEICGRYLFCSPDSHQRTKVYLEQMMRKKAVTALDSRYVTIIENAYYFVNPPESTVGMSKKIRPPIHEFIRKLLYQDLSKTNTDKVLKWMRKLDWDDDATASYAIKCLTAAYNVKYLNIRCVGSLLAGLVAHYEFVGPYVVDGVLEDIRLCMEMNLPKYNQRRVAMVKYLGELYNYRMVESGDIFRTLYLLITFGVSTDHAVPSPLDPPEHLFRIRLVCTLLETCGQYFSGGSSKKKLDYFLIFFQNYYLFKYTDPTWTSENPFPIGIDYMYRDTLAMLRPKMQIFQSYKESQCAIEELRANLYPSLVNMSEDGAADQDMEMGVIPEVEEESGSVVGGAGGNGGGDAKAVGDLHFEEAEDLSEAQSDEDWFGDRDENQGTQDNTQGDQSLSQGCNEATGVVMDASELDAALPSGPKRVNCPEDDDFLSAFDKIVSDNIQDRMRDSVKPQQVDISVPLHVKSTKKTYEQLHEVPADTKTVDFVLMLRKGNKQQYKNLAVPVSSELALNLRNREQEQKEEKERVKRLTLNITERQEEEDYQETINQGTRPVTVNLNRERRQKYNHPKGAPDADLIFGPKKIR; encoded by the coding sequence ATGACTGAAGGTGAGATGGCTGTCGAGGGCGAAGGAGAAGCTGGTGAATGCGCGGAAGTACCATCGGAGGAAGACCGTCAGTATTTGTTGGATTACATCAAAGAAACGGAACAGAGATTGGCGGCAAAGGAAGAGATTCGTTTGTCGAATCTGAACGTGACGCGACCACCGGATTCACATTTCAGTAAGCTGgattcgaatttgaaaaaaaatacaacattggtcaagaaattgaaaaactttagCGCGACGCAACTGGATGTTTTCCTGAAAGACATGGCAAATCTGAATTTAACAAAGTACGTAAGTGAAATAGCCATTGCGTTGGTGGATGCGAAGCTCAAAATGACAGATGTCAATCCAGCAGTGCGAGCTTGTAGTTTCATGCACCAAAACTACGCAGAGTTCTCAAGtcacttttttgaaaactggCAGAGAGCTTTGAGTCTCAAGGTTGGTGAGAAAATTGCCAATCCAAGTAAACTCAGAGTAGATTTAAGGTTTTACGCAGAGCTTGTTAACGCTGGTATATTTACGCACAAGCAAGGTCTCTCTTTGCTGGGTTCGGTGCTCACTGTTTTGATCAACATGGACAAAGAGGAGCACAATAATGCGAGTATAATCCTCAGCTTTTGTCGCCACTGTGGAGAAGATTATGCAGGTTTGGTTCCAAGACGAGTGCGAGAGCTGTCAGAAAAGCTGCAGATTCCAGTGCCACGGAGCAAGCTCTTGTCTCCGGACAAACAACAAAACGTTCGTACTTTGTTGCGTGATTATTACAATTCGTTGTGCAAACATTTGTTGAAAGAGCACAAAGAGTTGCAAGCTTTTGAGAAGCAAAATCGCAAAATATTGCAAACTCGAGGAGAACTCAGTACCGAAAGGAAAGAGAAGCTCGAATCTCTGCAATTATCCTATGAAAGATTGGTTACCAGTGTCCAGAATTTCGCTGATACCCTGGATGAGAAAATGCCCGAATTGCCTGTGGATGCGGAGGTAAGAGCAGAAGCGGAGGAGAGTTTGAAGATGATAAGCGAGGGTGAGGACAACAGTATATTGGAAGACATGTGGGGGGACGAAGAAACTCGAAGGTTCTACGAAGTGATGCCCGATTTGATGGTGTTCATGCCTGGTTCCTACCCAAAAGAATCAAATGTTCTTAAAAACGAGCCCTGCGCAACTCCCCTCATCACAGAAGAGACCCTCGACGAAGAAATAGTTTTTGACGATTtggaagaaattgaaaaagtaacaGAAGAAGCAGAGCCCGAGTACGAGGAACCTCAAGTGGCCAATATCAGCAATAAAATAATGCTCGATGCGTTTTTGACACATTTACCAAACTGCGTTAATCGCGAGATGATCGACAACGCGGCGGTCGATTTTCTCATGAATCTCAATACCAAGCACAACAAGAAAAAACTGATAAAAGCTCTGTTCGGCGTGTCCAGAATACGCCTCGATCTACTCCCATTTTATTCGCGTTTGGCAGCAATTCTTTATCCAGTAATGCCGGATGTGGGTAATGATCTGTGTTCAATGCTCAAACACGACTTCAAGTATCACGTGCGGAAAAAGGACCAGATCAATATCGAGTCTAAGGTCAAAGTCGTCCGTTATATCGGGGAACTGGTAAAATTCAAGCTCTACTCAAAAATCGAAGCGTTGTATTGTCTGAAAGTATTGCTCCATGATTTTACTCACCATCACATAGAAATGACGtgcaatttattagaaatatGCGGTAGATATTTGTTTTGTTCACCAGATTCTCATCAACGAACGAAAGTTTACCTGGAACAAATGATGCGAAAAAAGGCGGTAACGGCATTGGATTCCCGTTACGTGACGATAATCGAGAACGcttattattttgtaaatccACCAGAATCGACGGTGggaatgtcgaaaaaaataagacCACCGATCCACGAGTTCATAAGAAAATTACTTTATCAAGATTTGTCGAAAACGAACACCGACAAAGTTTTGAAATGGATGAGAAAATTGGATTGGGATGACGATGCAACTGCGAGTTACGCGATCAAGTGTTTGACAGCGGCTTACAACGTCAAATACTTGAATATTCGCTGTGTCGGAAGTTTACTGGCTGGATTGGTCGCTCATTACGAATTCGTTGGACCTTACGTCGTCGATGGAGTTCTCGAAGACATTAGACTCTGCATGGAGATGAATCTGCCAAAGTACAATCAACGCAGAGTCGCGATGGTCAAATACCTCGGCGAGTTGTATAATTATCGTATGGTCGAAAGTGGCGATATATTTCGAACGCTTTACCTCCTTATAACGTTCGGCGTCAGCACCGATCACGCAGTTCCAAGTCCCTTGGACCCACCAGAGCACCTCTTCCGCATAAGACTCGTGTGCACACTTCTGGAAACTTGTGGACAGTATTTCAGCGGCGGTTCGAGCAAGAAAAAGCTCGATTACttcctcatatttttccaaaattactATCTTTTCAAGTACACCGATCCTACTTGGACGAGCGAGAATCCCTTCCCGATAGGAATCGATTATATGTACAGAGACACATTGGCGATGTTGAGACCAAAGATGCAAATTTTCCAGAGCTACAAGGAGTCTCAGTGTGCCATTGAAGAATTGCGAGCAAATTTGTATCCCAGTTTGGTGAACATGAGCGAGGATGGAGCAGCTGATCAGGATATGGAAATGGGAGTCATACCAGAAGTTGAAGAGGAGTCTGGGAGCGTGGTTGGAGGAGCTGGGGGTAACGGGGGTGGCGATGCGAAAGCTGTGGGAGATTTGCATTTTGAGGAAGCAGAGGATTTGTCGGAGGCTCAATCGGACGAGGATTGGTTCGGGGACCGTGACGAGAATCAGGGCACGCAGGACAACACCCAGGGTGACCAAAGTCTTTCCCAAGGTTGCAACGAGGCAACGGGAGTTGTAATGGACGCTTCGGAGCTGGATGCGGCTTTGCCATCGGGCCCTAAAAGGGTCAACTGTCCCGAGGACGACGATTTTCTTTCGGCTTTTGATAAAATTGTATCCGACAATATTCAGGACCGTATGAGAGATTCTGTGAAGCCGCAACAGGTCGACATCAGTGTGCCTCTCCACGTGAAAAGCACGAAAAAAACATACGAGCAGTTGCACGAAGTGCCAGCAGACACGAAAACCGTAGATTTTGTTCTCATGCTCAGAAAAGGCAACAAGCAACAGTACAAAAATCTCGCGGTTCCCGTCTCCTCCGAACTCGCTCTTAATCTTCGCAATCGGGAGCAAGaacaaaaagaagaaaaggaaagagTGAAAAGACTCACTTTGAATATAACTGAGAGACAAGAAGAGGAAGACTATCAGGAAACTATCAACCAAGGCACGCGACCAGTTACCGTTAACTTGAACAGAGAACGAAGACAAAAGTACAACCATCCGAAAGGTGCGCCTGACGCTGATCTCATTTTTGGCCCCAAAAAAATACGATGA